TAAGATGATCCCTAATCAGATCGCAGGCCGTGGCTGTCAGTGCCAGCGTCTGGTAAAAGTCATCAGCATTGATTCTCATCTCTACCGCCGATTGAATCACAATTTGCAGGAAAAAAAGGTGAGCGTGGCGAAAACGCCGCGACTGTCAGCGGTTCCCCCAACAGAGCTTAACCGTGAGCAGAAATGGCAGATGATGCTCTCCAAGAGTATGCGTCGCTAATTGTCAGTTTGCCTGATGGCAGCATTAACGGTGATTGACGCGTAGGCCGGATAAGCATGAGCGCATCCGGCATCAATTACTGTGCTGATTTGGGCTTCACGTCCGTCGTGCCTTTCAGGCGCGGTCGGTTCTCTTCAAGCTGGGTTAAAGGCTGCGTTTCGTGTAGACCTGTCTGGCAGCGGGTTGCAAGGTCCTGATACTCTTTAGTGTTTAGTTGTTTCCAGTGCAGTTCCTGGTCCGTGACTTCACGCAGTATGCGGGCCGGTGAGCCAACCAGCATCTGCCTTGCCTCCCCCTGAAATCTGGCTTTGACAAAGCTCATGGCGGCGACGATGCTCTCTTCGCCGATTACTGCGCCGTCCATAATGACGCTGTTCATGCCAATCAGCGCATCTCTGCCCACCACGCAACCGTGCAGGATCGCACCATGGCCGATGTGCCCATTTTCATGCACGATGGTATCGGTGTCGCAGTAGCCGTGCATGATGCAGCCATCCTGCAGATTAGCTCCTGCTTCCAGGATCAGGCGACCATAGTCACCGCGCAATGACGCGTGCGGACCAATATAGACTCCGGCTCCCACAATGACATCGCCAATCAGCACGGCGCTGGGATGGACATAGGCATCCGGATGTACCACCGGAATCAGGCCCTCAAAGGCGTAGTAGCTCATGGTTTTATCTCGGTTTTATTGCCGGATAATGGCGTAAACACCTTATCCGGCCAACGGTTGTGCATGTGTTGTAGGCCGGATAAGCGAAGTGCCATCCGGCATAGTCACACTAGCGGCCTTTCCACACCGGATCGCGTTTTTCGGCAAACGCCTGCGGCCCTTCGAGCGCATCTTCCGAGTGCAGCACCGACGGATAGTGCTTCAGCACGCCGCTGCGGATGTAACGGTAGCCTTCTTCAACCGGCATTTCGCTGGTCGCACGGTAAATCTCTTTCAGTGCGGCGATTGCCAGCGGGGCGCTATTCACCAACTGCTGTGCCAGTTCGCGTGCGCTATCCATCAGTTCGCTCTGGCTGACAACGCGGTTGACGA
The Citrobacter arsenatis DNA segment above includes these coding regions:
- the caiF gene encoding carnitine metabolism transcriptional regulator CaiF — translated: MCEKYVERPLYLLIADWMMAEDRWITAKEISRHFDIEHCKAINTLSYILSEVGEIVCEVKMIPNQIAGRGCQCQRLVKVISIDSHLYRRLNHNLQEKKVSVAKTPRLSAVPPTELNREQKWQMMLSKSMRR
- the caiE gene encoding carnitine operon protein CaiE, which codes for MSYYAFEGLIPVVHPDAYVHPSAVLIGDVIVGAGVYIGPHASLRGDYGRLILEAGANLQDGCIMHGYCDTDTIVHENGHIGHGAILHGCVVGRDALIGMNSVIMDGAVIGEESIVAAMSFVKARFQGEARQMLVGSPARILREVTDQELHWKQLNTKEYQDLATRCQTGLHETQPLTQLEENRPRLKGTTDVKPKSAQ